TGTTAGTAGAAAATGACATGCACCCCATAAAAATGAGCATAGCCAAGTTTCATGTAATTATTACCCATAAGCTGAATATGGAAATGTGTATTGCCTAGTTGGTTGATAGAAAAATGTAGATGAAGAAGAACCATGATAAGCAGGTGATGCTACCACTGCAGGTTGAGGCCTGAATCTTCCTGCACCTAAAGTGAGTTTACATTTCAGTCATTTTTCAATCTCATAGCAAATAGACTCAAATTCTGTTTTTAATTTAGTAAAATCAAGCATTAAGGGTGGTAGCTTTGACCTAATATGAGTTAAATTTAAATCTGAGGATGAACAAACTAAGGAACTCAAGCTTTTTGTAAAAATCCCAGGGCAAATTCAGAACAAAAGAAATTTTGTTGCAGTTGAagaatatattataatttatagCTAAtataggtaaaaaaaaaatgcacattGCATCATAATCATAAGacatcaagaaaaaaaaaattagatcaGGCATCTTTGAATATATGGTAGAAAACCGGTGAGCCAAAGTTATGGTGGTCCGAAGCAACTTTCTTTGGCTTCTGTCAACCATGATTTTGGTTTCGCTTTTGGTATttttatccaaacatgcactagaTATAGGAGAATTAATGGAAGGATTGAGAGTTGAGACCATTGTGAAGAGTTGGTGGCGGATTCTTATTTGCACCAAGAGACGCAAGATTGCAGTTTGCCCTCCTCCCATCAATAACTGGAGATGGGTTCTGACATGCTCTCATGGCTGACTCTGGATCCTTGAATGTGACCTTCAAAAGCAAAAAATCATAAACACATTCATTTTTCAAGATTAAATTAGATAATAACTAAATGTTGGAACTTGGAATGAACATTAAACaagaagatatatatatataaactatgAACTTACAAAGCCATAACCCTTGGATCTCCCTGTATTCTTATCTGTGATGACAACAGCCTCTAAGATCTCTCCAAATTGCTCAAAGTACCTCCTCATGGTTTCCCTTTGAGTCTCCCAAGCTAGCCCTCCAACAAAGAGCTTGGTAAATGTTGTGTCATTATTGTAACCACCGCCAAACATCATCTGAGTTTGCCTTTGTTGAGACATCAAGAAATTCCCAACACAAGCAAGCAAACAAACCCCAAAATCCCAAATACAAAAGGGAAGCAAATAGAATGAAGAAATAGAACCCCCTAAACAAAAAAGAACAAAGACAACTAATATATGAGAGGATGAGGAAGGAAGGAAAAGGAAACGGTTAATAAAGGCTGGAAAAGAAGCTCTTTAATTTGTTGTAGTATCTTCTAAAAACCCATCAATGAAAACACTCGTGGACTCATGATTCTCTTCGTGCTCGTCCTTCTCACTTTAACAGTTTTATTTGTTCTAGAGCTATAATTGCACCTTTTATACATTCAAAACAACCACAACAACCTCCTAAGATTCCACAACACTATCACCCCTAACAGAAAGAAAATGATTACTCTCAAAGgaattaaaatatgaaatgaaAAAGAGAACCCTTGTTGAAGAAAATTATTACTTATATTCAAACAGCCTTGTTGGCTTTGTTGGagaagaattgaagaagaagagaaaattataaattaagaataaaaaaatgCTAAAATAAGGAGGCAAAAAAGCTGCCAGTGGGGCACCCACGACAATAGCAGGGTGCATAAGCTGTCTCCAATGAAATGTCAAAGACCAAAAGACCAACCTTTCTTGTTGTAATCCACTTTCTCTTCTTTATTACACTAAACATAATTAACAATATTTTTTGGTGAGGT
This portion of the Lotus japonicus ecotype B-129 chromosome 3, LjGifu_v1.2 genome encodes:
- the LOC130746333 gene encoding uncharacterized protein LOC130746333 isoform X2 — encoded protein: MSQQRQTQMMFGGGYNNDTTFTKLFVGGLAWETQRETMRRYFEQFGEILEAVVITDKNTGRSKGYGFVTFKDPESAMRACQNPSPVIDGRRANCNLASLGANKNPPPTLHNGAGRFRPQPAVVASPAYHGSSSSTFFYQPTRQYTFPYSAYGYSGYSQETMYPTSYYGVYGVQQFPQYYPSSEAGGLIQNNYIYPFYGQYAQNIQAHGYGVQHPQMAQFPFLPQHYGSTGILSLPPPVVAVPTTAAATTTTVSTNVVIAEVGTSQASGTASEQNSTTS
- the LOC130746333 gene encoding uncharacterized protein LOC130746333 isoform X1: MSQQRQTQMMFGGGYNNDTTFTKLFVGGLAWETQRETMRRYFEQFGEILEAVVITDKNTGRSKGYGFVTFKDPESAMRACQNPSPVIDGRRANCNLASLGANKNPPPTLHNGAGRFRPQPAVVASPAYHGSSSSTFFYQPTRQYTFPYSAYGYSGYSQETMYPTSYYGVYGVQQFPQYYPSSEAGGLIQNNYIYPFYGQYAQNIQAHGYGVQHPQMAQFPFLPQHYGSTGILSLPPPVVAVPTTAAATATTTTVSTNVVIAEVGTSQASGTASEQNSTTS